The window TAATtactattaaaataattaaactggTAGTCTTAGTTGACAGGACACTAAACTTCTCTTCACTAAATGCTGTGTGTGAAACCTGAAGTAATAAAGAtaaagtcacacacacacacacacacacacacacacttggtAGATCAGATAGCGTTCTAGTCTCTCATTCTGACTACTTGGTTGACTTTGGACTGGTTTCGTAAATGGTAAATAGCTAATGTGGCCTAATGTGAGGTGGCAGTGGCTGGACTCATAGGCAGGAGCCAGTTCttgaggtcaaaggtcacagTACCATAAGCTGTATCACGCACGGGATCTTATTTATTGTGTAATTTATTAAACTCTCAAACATGATGGACAACATACAAGATACCGtggaaattaaagtttttaataaagtataaatattatactatattattatactataatatataaatattaacttCATCCCACAGGATTTATTTGCACTGCTTTTTCTCTGTATCTAGGTGGCACTGAAGAAGACCCCGCTTTATGATTTCCACAGGGCTCAGGGTGGTAAGATGGTGGAGTTTGCGGGATGGAGTATGCCTGTGCAGTACAAAGACAGTcacattaactcacacatgcacacacgcCAGCACTGCTCCATCTTTGATGTCAGTCACATGCTGCAGGTCAGTGTGTAGACATTCAAAGAAATGTCTTTGTAGGTGTTTGTAGACCAATCCATGTGGATTTTTTTGATGCAATACTGATTTTAATAgagtaaaaattataaaaatgacatCAGTTTAAAGTGTATCATGAGGTAGTAGTGTGAAGTGTGTCTGAATGTGTCTGATTTGTTGTTTTCTCCTCATAGACTAAAGTCTATGGTAGAGACAGAGTGAAGTTCATAGAGTCTCTGATTGTTGGAGACATTGCTGAACTAAAAGACAACCAGGTATGATGCACACACAGTGTTAATAACTGCAAACTttgtcaccatgaaatcaaaacttgtgtatgaaatattattgcagtatttattttaaatgaattatctgtttgcatcattattttttccaaaatgaatgggccctcataatctttaatcaaaataacttcccctccctcttgcatcTCTTCCAGGGTTTCTGTTTCCCCTTAAACAAATTAAGGCCTTAAAAGGTCTTAAATCAGAGCAGAAAGTCTTAAATTCATAAAGTTATGGCATTAAATATtgcatgcataaaaaaaaatcttcatcagtatttttgtcctgttttctaatacaaatatctaaacatctttGATACATTCACAGATGCAAGTGTAAAATGAAGTTATGAAAACttccctttgaattaagttgATTTTTCTGAGCAAATTGGCAGATATCTGGTCTTTTATAAGCATAAACTCACatcattttaatcaattttgcagaaaacaagacttcatattttatttcatattgtatctccagtaaatgcatcttgatttaagaatcttTAGACAACtgcactggaaaacaagacacaaATACTTAGGAAGAACATCACGCTTTTGCAGTGTGATCACATATTCTAGTGGTTGAGAGCACTTTTTgaatatttctttttctttcttttctttctttcttttttgtttattaagaAAATGAATTGAAACGTAATTATCTGTTGGAAGTTGTTTTCAAACGCTGAAGTGTTGCTAATATAACTCATTGTGTTTCTCCCTACAAATTTACATTTAGAGAATATTGACATATTGTATTCCCTTCAATATATTCCTTACATTTTCTTTACTtggtcttaaaaaggtcttgAAAAAGTTTGGATTTACCTCCATAATATCTCTAGAAACCCTGCTCTTCTCTTGATGCCATTTTTCGGCACAAaagcggggcaacctgtcactcacattaGATTGCAGCAAtggcaaaccacaaccatccaaacAATTCCAgacggacaaaatcaagtcctaccctaaattttttcttgttcgagaagccgtttcaaTTGGATATACATcataatagggaagaaaagactgtTGCAATTTCCTTTTCATGCCaactttgaattaaaaaaaaaaatctttagtcatccaaaaaaataaatatatatatatatatatatatatatatatatatatatatatatatatatatatatatatatatatatatatataattttttttttttttttttttagggcacTCTCTCCCTCTTCACAAACGCTAAAGGAGGAATCATGGATGATCTGATTGTGACCAAGACAGATCAGGAGTACCTGTATGTTGTCTCCAATGCTGGCTGTGCAGACAAAGACTCGGCTCATATGCAGGCCAGTAACATTAATGATAATTAAACATGCTCTAATCGTTTGATCAAggcatttacttaattttttttatttatttttttataatgactGTGAAAATGTATTGTAGATATTGCAAAGATTATATTAACTATCCTTAAACACCACAAGGGGGCATCCAAATTCCttaacatttttcatttccagttTTATTAAATACTGTTGTGTGAGAATCTGATTCTTTAATGTAATCAGTTTATTTATGAGTatgtttatttgtgtgcatgtgtttctgctcaaaagtttgtgtttgtttgtaggCCAGACTGCAGGAGTTCAAATCGGCAGGTCATGATGTAGATTTGGAGTTCATGGAAGAAAGTCTCATCGCTCTGCAGGGTAAGTCGTGGGTCTGTGGATATACTTGCATGGTAATATTGCCCACATTCCTGCTTTATGCTTTTAGAGTACATTGGTCGtgtgttatttaaatgtataatgtacattttcagGCATTCGATTGATTGTATGTTTATTCATGTGTATGTAGGCCCATCAATGGCCCAGGTTCTACAGAAGGGTGTGGGTGATGACCTCAGGAAGCTGACCTTTATGACCAGTGTATTGACCCCAGTGTTTGGCATCCAGGGCTGCCGGGTCACACGGTGCGGATATACAGGGGAGGATGGAGTTGAGGTGAGTGTGATCTCCATCTGACTGTATGACATATATCCTGATATTATTTACTACCATGGAGAAGTTTGTTGTCAGTAAGttgtcagatttttttaaaaagacatttcacagtttccacaaaaatattaagcagcgcttatttcagcattttcaactgttttccgaaggatcatatattaaaatagaaaacagttattttaaattgtaataacatttcacaatataactgttttactgtattttgatcaaataaatgcagtcttgtgagcataagagacttctttcaaaaacattacaaatgttaaaGACTTGAACAGTGTGTGTCCAATGACTATTATCAATATTTAGTggcacaaatctttttttttcccaatatAATAACTATTAGAAATATTATCTaacataaaattaacttaaaataagcagttttaaacactttttgGGGGGTTGGTTTGTGTATATTTTTTGGGCTGCATTTAGAGTTAAATGTCTTGTCTGTACACATGATTTATTCAGATATCAGTACCACCTGGAGACGTTGTCTCGCTGACTGAAAAGCTGTTAGCCAATAGTGAGGTGAAACTCGCTGGTCTCGGGGCCAGAGATAGTCTCAGGCTGGAGGCAGGGCTTTGTCTCTATGGCAATGACATTGATGAGACCACCACACCTGTGGAAGCAAGTCTTGTCTGGACTATAGGTGCGTCAAGACTTTTATTATCAGTTCTCATGCAAGTATATTGGGTGTtaatctgtttgtttgtgttaaggTAAGCGCCGTCGACAGACACGAGATTTCCCCGGTGCTGACATTATTGTTCCACAAATAAAGGCAAAAACTCAGAGAAAGAGAGTGGGACTGATTTCCACTGGACCACCTGTCAGGCAACACACACCCATCCTGTCATCTGATGGCAGGGTTATAGGTAACAAATGCATTTGTGTTTAAAGTGCcactattatgctttttcagatattaccttACCATAGTTGTAGCTGAgcactggaagagtttggttcatgtTGTGAACATGTTGAGAAGATGCCCTTTTCTGTGCTGCAagagcaaatccactttgcatgcacatCCAAAAGGATGAGGACTCAGGCTTGAATTGATTTGGTAATGCTTGCACCATTATTTCTGAGTTTGTATCATTGTGTAAGCGCTGAGGAAGCCTACAGAGATGAAATTCAGATatagtcatgtttttttttttttcttttctcgaAGCGCACTGTAAGctgtagaccaatcacaacagacataccaatcagagcagagtaggctcacGAAAAGGAGGGGTTTAAAGAGACCGAATCCTTTATCAGAACTATTCAGACACTGTTAGACTATAtgtgatgctgcaatgtatattatgtgaaaattaaagtttaaaataatttttttttttttttttttaaccttggatgcatgtaaacctattgtactAGGAGACCTACAAAACAAatttaggaacctttaaaatagcacaaTATGGGCactttaaaagaatagttcaaagtaatcatttactcaccctcatgccattccaaacccgtatgatGTTATTTCCCACCCACTTTATTTTAGGTGAGGTCACCAGTGGATGCCCCTCCCCCTGCCTCAAGCAAAACGTTGCCATGGGCTATGTGGAAGCTGGCTTCAGTAAAGTGGGCACATCAATCCAGGTGGAAGTGAGGAAAAAAGCAGTACCAGCAGTGGTCAGCAAGATGCCATTTGTGCCAACCAAGTACTACATGGGCCAGTAGACCTACTGATCATAAACCCGTCTGTGTTTAAGATAGGGTCTGTCGTAGATATGTCTGGAAGTATTTAACACTGGATTACCACTGGGATCGAAACCAACATTAGAGATGATGTAAAGCCTGGGACACACGTCAACATTGAGCATTCCATAAGGCAAACACAAATGCAAACTTAAACACTTTCACAATTTACTTTAGTGTAGTGGCAAGTAAATTACATTCCAGAACATTTTGTAATAGTTGCACAACATGTTGTAATAGCCACTACACTAGAAATTCAAATCAAATGGACTTTCAGGATGTGGGATAGGACCACTTGCTGTTGGTGTGTGTGTCTAACATAGAACACTTAAAATGTTTGAGTCTGGGAAGGTGACATCTGTTTTAAAGACTactcagtaagatttctttaaaaaatttgCTACACCTCTGGTTTGTTTTATGCCAGTGTACTTCTTTAGTGTCATAGTTCTATGATGGACAATGACAAGTTCAATAACAAAGCTAatctgaattatatatatatatatatatatatatatatatatatatatatatatataattagaaaAGTGCCTAATTTCTCAGTAGTTTGTCATGCTGTAGTAATTATTAATTTCATCATCTTTTAACTTCAGACCACATCACTGTGAAGCATTTCTGTCTGaaagaacatttacatttttctttctttttgggatgtgattaaataattacattttattttatataattttataaaccTTTACCTGATTGGTAATATAGTAGTATTCCTTAGCAGCCAGTGAACAATTtggtatttgtatttgtattgtgggctgtgatttaaataaaacttaagtgtatatattttagattttggttatatttacatataatgaATTTGGCTATTATAAAAGAATTGGGTGTAAATTACATAACGTTTTGCGATGAGTAATATTAGTTGATTTGTTTAGTTaattaataaacagaaaaagCGGGTATTGATATTGTGAATAATTAACTTGTTAAAGAGTAAAGGGTTTTGTGGTCGGTGCTGTTAAATCTGACGGCCACGTGTACCACCGTCTCATTCTATGAAAACTACTAGCGTCATAAAACCATAAAAGTCAGTGTATACTGACAGTTCTGATTAGCGTCTTAATTGTTTTCAAgcagaaaaaaagtttataaagcTGTAACTTTTCTGCAGACTGTGCAATCCAAACATTTCTGAATAGCTGATCATTGTTGGAATTGTAGTTCTCAAGTTTACCTCTCTGGCAGAGGCCGCCAGTTGGAATTCCTACAACGAACTACATTACCCACAATGCCCTGTTGCGGTGTGAGCCGTAGAGGAGGAGCGTGCCGGGTGTTCGAGCCGTTACCGATGGGAAGATGGTGGAATCTGAAGCAGCAACGTGCACGATACTCCGTCCCAAAcatttccaaaaacatttaccATCACAACCTGGCATTAGATATCGGTTACCCGGGGACAACCATAGATAATAAATACTAAAACTAAGATAGAATTATAAGTATTTTGATTTCGGTGCGCGGCGCACCTTGCATTGTGTTGCCTGAAACGTGGGGCCAAACTACACAGATCACAGTATTTTGATACTCTGGAAAGGATTTCTCGGCTGGGATTGTTTATAAACAGATCACTGTCTACAGTGTGTTATTCTTTATAATCTGTTTCCTTTCTGCTTTGGTGTTTGGAGCGACTGTCAGCATGCCACGAAGCAAAAAGGGAAAACGCAGTGGGAACAGTTCGAGTAAGGGTGAGTTTAACACCTCCTGCTGTCATAGGCAGTATAAATACAATCACACAGCAAAATATCAATAAGCAATCTATATGTAAAATAGGGTGAGATGTACAAGCCATGCTTGTTTGGGTGACAAAATGGCCAGCTGGAAACTAGTCTGgagtttttgtttgtctttcCTCTCAGATTTGTAGccaaaatgttgaaatgatgaGGCATATTCATTCACATTTGATTTAGTCTTGCTGATGTGGCTGCGACCATTTACAGCAGTTTAGCTTCATTGCTTCTCAACttgaattaataaacaaaaacgaataaatataattattaactaataataataataagctaaTTATTTAACAAAGACTGTTTGCCCTTTACCTAAGCATCAAGGATAGAAGCAAAGTGATTGACTGTCAGGGTTATTCAGTCTGCAGCATGACAGGTGAAGCTCATGCCAGCTCGTGTATATTTAGCCCAAGTGTCACGGAGCCGCGAACACCGGGCCTTACAGGACCACTCACGCGAGCTGTATTACAGACCGCTTTTCATTAAACATTCATCCATTCGTCTCAAacaacaggtttttttttttcgttaaaaaaaaaaaaaaaagaagtttttgTTAAGTTCGCGTGCAGAGCAGCGTCACGTGCACCGCCAGCAGCACGACGCGTGCGTGTGTACCGCCAGTCAAACCAGATCCAGGGTTTGATGATACTCGCGTGGCGTCACCCGGTAAATGCAGGCATGGCAAAAACTGGTCTCTCTTGTGACAGAATTGACTACGGCGAGTGCTGAATAGTTTTGTTTGAATGGTGTCAAATCATCTGATTGAATTTCTGTGTGATTGTCCTGCTACAAACAACCAAacaacaccacacacacacacacacaaacaggttAAGCAATCTACAATGGTTTGCTGGTCTTTTCTGTTTTAAAGGTgttacagaggatcttttcgtcgactgagaaaccaaagactgttagtgagtttttgaaatgagcgcatgcgtaagaacaaccctcCCTCCTTCACCCTTCACAGTTCATTTCGAGGGAaggcacgagtattggaacacgagtgtttaccaccggcattctctgtgtcgtgttagtggattcattatgtcggactcaccgcaggtaactcataatctgcagttgttactcctgtctcctgacaaaaacattgcatgtggcgcCTGTAGTGTGggaagttactggagcgcgcagccgcgcacgtctcgcaagtctcgcacaaggaacatcatggcagtgattgacaagccagagggccaatcgtttacgcgatcatggctgatgtttttaaaggccttacctcatgcacagatgatgtatattaataatattcctttcagagtagggctggacgatatggccaaaatttatatcacgatataattcttaatttcggtcgatacgatataattccgatatcgatatgaactatataatagcctcagaaaaactgccaagaaAGGCCACAACGGATGTTTGTACCTACAAATGTCTAAAAAATGAATTTCccaaatctatgaaatctcttcctataaaactatataatattttagaaataaaaacagtacaaataaatttgttcagcttttatttgtatttagccttcatacaaacataaaaataaacataagactcactcactttagtaatattaatatctttaacattaaactataacgtaggctgattttattattcttaaagggtcatgaaaccccaaaacacttttttttagatgtaaacagatatgtataggctgcacatcgttgaaaacactaaaggtactcaatgttattcataagtgaaaaatggttatttttgcatttttcatagcgatttctgtcttcctgtttgaaaagctgagtaggagcaacgtcacaaaatctgacgtaatcgtgtactttcggcccaagtatgggcatggtcaaacatgctgacgtagaccgtttcgagcgaatctcgacatatatattcatgatataaagctcatttaatccaatcactgcgctgtagtatgcataagattataattgcagtattatgcatgaggaagcatCACTTCTCTCGgaagtggattgttttgctgtaatctaccagcacaaatggaaaatatgtttgcaggagatcgcattacagcggataatttaaaggtgctaaagaggatgttttgttttatacatttttgcaatattacttgaaactgtctttactaactgataaaagactatttattaggtgcactgaaaggaataatattaatatacatcatctgtgcacaaggtagggccttaaaaacatcagccaatcgtttacgcgatcatcgcataaacgattggccctctggcttgtcaatcactgccgtgacgttccttgtgagagacgtgcgctgattggccctctggcttgtcaatcactgccatgacgttccttgtaaGAGATGTGCacggctgcacgctccagtaactttccacactctacaggagccgcttgcaatgtttttgtccggagacgggactaacaactgcagattatgagttacctgcggtgagtccgacataatgaatccactaacacgacacagcgaatgccggtggtaaacactcgtgttccaatactcgtgcacgagtttttggaggcgttccctcgaaaggaggggggttgttcttatgcatgcgctcatttcaaaaactcagtaacagtctttggtttctcagtcgacgaaaagatcctctttagcacctttaaatgtcacaaaagtgctgttcattcacctctgcctgctctagctgcatTCAAATACGCAAGCCGTAGGCTGTTTACCTCAGCACAGCacgtgtgttgtttgtattttgctcgcgatgcggtcagaactggagtttgaatacgaacgcatgaaaaatacgattgtttttatgatatacaggcggagcgcgcatatgctCGTTTTCAGCGcagagtttaataacactagccacgtgacgCATACAGAacaaagtatccgtgtttaaagtttttatttcacacattctcctgcaccaaacattaaccaacacggtgtagttatgcacacatattttcatCAAGTTGTGGAAGCTTGTTCCGTCGCATTTGCATCAGGTGTACTCATTTTGTAAAACTTGCCGCGTTCGCGTTTGATCTTAGCGTACAACTGTTGAGCACTGGCTGGTGCTTAATGTCTCTGTGGTGTACGTCATCACGCAAATAGCCAAtcgcgttctgctctttctaacggctgcgcctcaagtcagtgatgctgtaatgtatcgaaataccggaaatgtttaaaaatcatatcaccgttatcgaAAAAAATTCTATCactatatatattgatattgaattattgtccagccctacacctaataaatagtcttttatcagttagtaaagacagtttcaagtaatattgcaaaaatgtataaaacaaaacatcctctgtagcacctttaagattatTGTTTGTAGATAGCTGGTGGACGAGGTGAATTTTCAACCTGATCAGCTGAAAAATGACCTAAAACCAGCTAACCAGAGTATGTATGACTATGTATGATCAGATGGGAGACCAGCACACCAttttaggtgtttttttttttagcagggTTGTAATTTTGAAAGATTTGGGAAGTCATTTCACTATTGCTCAGTAAAGTGGGCACACTATTGCATACTGCAATAGTTATCAGCTGACCTTGTCCTACAGTTAAAGTTGTAATGTCAAACTGATCTCAGATAAGATCTGTGTGTGGTTTAATCTGTCTCTTCCTCCTGTTCACTGTGAGCAGGCTCACTTCGACAGGAAGTGCTTCAGCTGCAGTTGTCAAAAACTGCCCTGTCACGTCCAGGTAGCGTGACCTGATCTTGATTGTGACCTCATGCCTCTCACCCCATTAATATTTTGTGAGCAGCATGTGAATATCCATTCATGTGCATTTGTTGACATCACCTCTCATATCTTTAATGCCTTTGATGACTTGAGAACCAAAATTCCCCACAAGCATCTATCTCTTCTGCTTTCTTGTGAAAGCAGACCTATAGACCAGTGTTacccaacttttttttttggtccgtTGTACAACCACATCAGTAAAGGtcaactactttttttttttttattggtacCAAGCAAGAAATCTGCTCTTTTAACTACTATTTTATTGgaaatcatttataattttcAGAGGCTTATTAACTCACCAATTAGCTTCTTCTCTAATAAGACAGCTAATCCTTCACGAGTTTCATCTGCTCTTCAGGCAGTCATAAAGAAACTGGGATAATTAACAAAAGTAGTCATTTGCACTTTTTCAGTGGTGGAATTTAAATACCAAAGGACCTCCTGGGCTACACAGACCCCTGGTTCTAGTCTGTTGCAGCTTCAGCTCCACTACATGAAGCTTCTGGAAAGTTCTGGAACTCAAGTCAAAATATTTGGAATAACTTTTTCTATCCACATTTTGACTTGCAAAGTCTGAGGCTATTGTGGATGGTCTCAGATGTGTTTTCCATAAATTCCCAACCATTCTACCCTCCTCCTCCACATGGCATCCATCCTATGCTGAATGCACTGCTGCTTCCCATCTCATTCCTGCTGTTCTGGTGTCTTGTTATGCTGATGCATGTATTAGTACAGCAGTTAATACACTACCATTTCAAAGTCTATTGAGGTGTCATATTGATATTGATGAGCTATttcttttattgtggccagactgtgagaataagagacttcttaaAAACATTAGGAAAATCTTAGCAACCCCAAACTTTCAAACAGTTGTTTTATGTACATTAAGCAGACCAAATTAAATGAGTAATATCTTCACTAAAATACTCCCAAGGATATCAGACTAATCAAGATAAATCATGATTAAATCAAACTAACCATATCACTTAAGACAATATCTAGTAAAGCAGGTTAAAATCCAGATAAATAATAGTTTCAAGTGGTTTGATTGAATCTTTCTTTTGACTATGAACTGCATGTACCTGCCTTTCAGAGATTAGCCTGATTCAGTAGATTCTTGATCCAGAGTGGATCAGTGCAGAGAGACAGTCATTGATTTAAAGAGGATGGAGTCCCTGGGGATATGTTTTAATCTCTGTCTGCCTGTATTATTGATGCATGCATTTTTTCACTCCACTTtagttcatttttaaacataccATTTACAAATCAtcatttctgtgattgacacttCTGTTTCTTGGATGTGGGGTTGCTGAGTTTATATGTGAGAATGATAAAGGTGGgcttttctttttgtttcctATATAGTCACACTGTTCGCACTTTGTCAAAAGTTCAATTTAAAGTCAACGGGACACTCTAGATTATAAAAGCCAAAGCCATGCACCGGTTTTGCAGTCCTACATGCGTGTTTGTTTTATCTGAGAACTGAAGTGAATCATCTGGCTTTGTACAAGCAGAGGGTTGGTTTAGGTACATCACAGCTGAAACACGCATCCATCACCTTGACACATCCATTCTCCTAACCTACGATCATTCCCTTCTGTTTTccctcttttatttatttaaaccacTAAACTAATGTTGAATGTGCATCTCTTCATCTTgtcgctttctctctctttcagggaagaatGGGGTGAGAGGCGAGTCTGGTGTGAGTGATGATGATTTAGCTTCTGATGTTCTCAGTCACTACAGCAGCGCCAGTGAGAGCGCATCTGTCATAGAGGAGAGCACAGGTACAGGCGCAAACTTTATCACAATTATGTATTGCCACTAGCATGCAGTTACAAAAAAAGAACATCCACACACTGACTCTCTGTGCTGTACAGGTGAGGTGGTAGATGAACAAACTGCTCAGGAAGAAACAGAAGACAAACTGAGGCAATGCATCGACAATCTGATGGACAAAAGGTACCAATATGTTTTGAAATCACACAGTTACTGAAAAGCATATAAGCTCTGCTGCTGTTTCACGCTGTTGTTTTATGTTTCTCAGTGCTAAGACCCGTCTGG of the Megalobrama amblycephala isolate DHTTF-2021 linkage group LG12, ASM1881202v1, whole genome shotgun sequence genome contains:
- the amt gene encoding aminomethyltransferase, mitochondrial, coding for MLARAFANGLCNRLSRETTRTVGLGVTGRQNRQASTEVALKKTPLYDFHRAQGGKMVEFAGWSMPVQYKDSHINSHMHTRQHCSIFDVSHMLQTKVYGRDRVKFIESLIVGDIAELKDNQGTLSLFTNAKGGIMDDLIVTKTDQEYLYVVSNAGCADKDSAHMQARLQEFKSAGHDVDLEFMEESLIALQGPSMAQVLQKGVGDDLRKLTFMTSVLTPVFGIQGCRVTRCGYTGEDGVEISVPPGDVVSLTEKLLANSEVKLAGLGARDSLRLEAGLCLYGNDIDETTTPVEASLVWTIGKRRRQTRDFPGADIIVPQIKAKTQRKRVGLISTGPPVRQHTPILSSDGRVIGEVTSGCPSPCLKQNVAMGYVEAGFSKVGTSIQVEVRKKAVPAVVSKMPFVPTKYYMGQ